The proteins below are encoded in one region of Campylobacter showae:
- a CDS encoding type II toxin-antitoxin system VapC family toxin, which produces MSYNVFLDTNALIDILVDYETPTTYDKIRSDAKLALKTKIYIAELIKNNPDIKLFINTTTVTNVFFILTNRQKISKSLVASQILNLHKQKELFTVVCEGDTIREAALNYCIQNDADYEDALQYFCALKHNCKAIITNDKNFPDIDIKLIRTYQEA; this is translated from the coding sequence ATGTCTTATAACGTATTCTTGGACACCAATGCTTTAATAGACATCTTGGTCGATTATGAAACGCCGACTACATATGATAAAATAAGAAGCGACGCGAAGCTGGCATTAAAAACTAAAATATACATAGCCGAGCTTATAAAAAACAATCCCGACATAAAGCTATTTATAAACACGACTACCGTAACTAATGTATTTTTTATATTAACGAATAGGCAAAAAATAAGTAAAAGCCTAGTTGCTAGCCAAATTTTAAATTTACATAAACAAAAAGAGCTTTTTACGGTTGTTTGCGAAGGTGACACCATAAGAGAAGCCGCGTTAAATTATTGCATTCAAAACGATGCGGATTACGAAGATGCGCTCCAATACTTCTGCGCCTTAAAACATAATTGCAAAGCTATAATAACTAACGATAAAAATTTTCCCGATATTGATATTAAGCTTATTAGAACTTATCAAGAGGCATAA
- a CDS encoding TonB-dependent receptor, with protein sequence MQKQIALSLALAGVLAAAQNEVELKSLEGVTVTAQRSSQSVDEISKSVSVVDKETIERKLGKSVPELISEAPGVSIVNEGMDSGTVNVRGFSSSDYRVPMFVDGLRFRGRPAFEYSIFTPDQIERIEIIRGPASTLYGTDAFGGIVNLVTKRASGDVHGDWALSDTYLSTQYQSANKGVQNRLQLGVVGHGFDALLGLNYKHGKDYDTPAGKIPNTRYNYRSLDFKGGYSFADFHRLELVTRYTESERGVVGTSVGAPGTANKKGFQKYIKEAPLREKYVALNYEGNINDKFILDSSLYYRELYTHLNIRPYIGSFSPRQVDNYVNGPKVYGGKFIGKFIGDNLTQTYGVDFYYEDWDSVYQSVNNGPSVRNRLRTKQLDVAGFGLLEYAFSNDAILSANLRYDRIKTSFDMDSSMSPAVKALYENANDRKDGRASYGLGLIYPIAQGFEFVGNFSTSFRAPMSGEVAPILTFSGSEAYLPNPDLNIEKGVTYEAGLRYTDKALRSNLIFYTGDYKDLIVERNWQSGGVTYYQSQNVNRAKISGAEFDLAYKILSNLEFKTNLAYTRGKNKQTGKPLPEIAPLSGHVAVSYSPEFLANSYLEYSGDWAARKTRIDDSVERERAGYFVHNLYFGKSLGKLGFLKDFSLNFGVENIFDKEYAPSLSYELISQPRSASNPLINPGRNFKLGFKASF encoded by the coding sequence ATGCAAAAGCAAATCGCGCTTAGTTTAGCGCTTGCGGGCGTTTTGGCCGCCGCGCAAAACGAAGTAGAGCTAAAATCGTTAGAAGGCGTAACCGTCACGGCGCAAAGATCGTCTCAAAGCGTAGACGAGATAAGCAAAAGCGTCTCGGTAGTAGATAAAGAGACAATAGAAAGAAAACTTGGCAAAAGCGTACCCGAGCTAATCAGCGAGGCGCCGGGAGTTTCAATCGTAAACGAAGGCATGGACTCGGGCACCGTAAACGTGCGAGGCTTTAGCTCGTCTGATTACCGCGTGCCGATGTTTGTAGACGGGCTTAGATTTAGAGGTAGGCCGGCGTTTGAGTATTCGATATTTACGCCCGATCAAATCGAAAGGATAGAGATAATAAGAGGTCCCGCTAGCACGCTTTACGGCACGGATGCCTTTGGCGGCATAGTAAATTTAGTCACCAAAAGAGCTAGCGGAGACGTGCACGGCGACTGGGCGTTATCGGATACGTATCTAAGCACACAGTATCAAAGCGCGAACAAAGGCGTACAAAACCGCTTACAACTCGGCGTAGTCGGACACGGGTTTGACGCGTTGCTCGGCTTAAACTACAAACACGGCAAGGACTACGACACTCCGGCAGGCAAAATCCCAAATACAAGGTATAACTACCGAAGCCTTGATTTTAAAGGCGGATATAGCTTTGCCGATTTTCATAGGCTTGAACTTGTAACTAGATACACCGAGTCCGAGCGCGGCGTAGTCGGTACCTCTGTCGGTGCTCCCGGAACGGCGAACAAAAAAGGCTTTCAAAAATACATAAAAGAAGCGCCTCTTAGAGAAAAATACGTAGCGCTAAACTACGAAGGCAACATAAACGACAAATTTATATTAGATTCTAGCTTGTATTACAGAGAGCTTTATACGCACCTAAATATAAGGCCCTACATCGGTTCGTTTTCGCCTAGACAAGTCGATAACTACGTAAACGGTCCGAAGGTCTACGGCGGCAAATTTATCGGTAAATTTATAGGCGACAACCTAACCCAAACTTACGGCGTAGATTTTTATTACGAGGACTGGGATAGCGTGTATCAAAGCGTAAATAACGGCCCTAGCGTACGCAACAGGCTAAGAACCAAACAGCTTGACGTCGCTGGGTTTGGATTGCTTGAATACGCATTTAGCAACGATGCGATTTTGAGCGCAAATTTACGCTACGACCGCATAAAAACGTCCTTTGATATGGATAGCTCGATGAGCCCCGCCGTAAAAGCTCTATATGAAAACGCCAACGATAGAAAAGACGGCAGAGCCAGCTACGGTCTGGGACTTATTTACCCTATCGCCCAGGGGTTTGAGTTTGTAGGAAATTTCTCTACTTCGTTTAGAGCTCCTATGAGCGGCGAGGTTGCTCCGATACTTACGTTTTCAGGCAGCGAGGCGTATCTGCCAAACCCTGATCTAAATATCGAAAAAGGCGTTACCTACGAGGCTGGACTTCGCTATACGGATAAGGCGCTTAGATCAAATTTGATATTTTACACGGGAGATTATAAAGACCTGATCGTCGAGCGAAACTGGCAAAGCGGCGGCGTGACCTACTATCAGTCGCAAAACGTAAATAGAGCCAAGATAAGCGGAGCGGAATTTGACCTAGCTTATAAAATTTTGTCAAATTTAGAGTTTAAAACAAATCTCGCCTACACGCGCGGCAAAAACAAGCAAACTGGCAAACCGCTTCCAGAGATCGCTCCGCTTAGCGGACACGTGGCCGTTTCTTATTCGCCGGAGTTTTTGGCAAACTCATACTTAGAGTATAGCGGCGACTGGGCGGCGAGAAAGACGCGTATAGACGACAGCGTAGAGCGCGAGCGAGCGGGATATTTCGTACATAACCTATACTTTGGCAAGAGCCTTGGCAAACTAGGCTTCTTAAAAGATTTTAGCCTAAATTTCGGCGTCGAAAATATCTTTGACAAAGAATACGCCCCAAGCCTAAGCTACGAGCTAATCAGCCAGCCTAGAAGCGCTAGCAACCCGCTAATAAATCCGGGTAGAAATTTCAAACTAGGCTTTAAGGCTAGCTTTTAA
- a CDS encoding transposase, with the protein MSLFYYPMDIRKEIYTTNTIKSLHLSLRKLGINQVFPYDDSIYKMMYLEMRNASKYWTISVRN; encoded by the coding sequence TTGAGTCTATTTTATTATCCGATGGATATTCGCAAAGAAATTTACACAACGAATACTATTAAAAGCTTGCACTTAAGCTTACGAAAACTTGGAATAAATCAAGTTTTTCCATATGATGATTCGATTTATAAAATGATGTATTTGGAGATGCGAAATGCGAGTAAATATTGGACTATCTCGGTCAGAAATTGA
- a CDS encoding phage minor head protein has translation MHEAHSRAFTVAKIARIDLLSDIQASLSEAYKKGQGFGEWRDNIKPVLAKKGWLGDVSVTNTKTGETKQIYVGSRRLKRIFEANMRVSVAKARYESQMSSAGEYFRYKAVLDRRTRPSHAKLHGMILPKTHKFWEKNYPPNDWGCRCQVQVLTQSEMQNYGFKPYAGTPLNVASEDWAYNPGKSAQSLDSVLAKRLQI, from the coding sequence ATGCACGAGGCTCATAGTAGAGCCTTTACGGTAGCAAAGATCGCGCGGATAGATCTGCTTTCAGATATCCAGGCTAGCCTTAGCGAGGCCTATAAAAAGGGGCAGGGCTTTGGGGAGTGGCGAGATAACATAAAACCTGTTTTAGCAAAGAAAGGCTGGCTAGGAGACGTAAGCGTAACAAATACAAAAACCGGAGAAACGAAACAAATCTACGTGGGTTCCAGGCGACTAAAACGGATTTTTGAGGCCAACATGCGAGTAAGCGTAGCAAAGGCAAGGTATGAAAGCCAGATGAGTAGTGCGGGCGAATACTTCCGTTATAAGGCCGTACTAGACCGCCGCACGCGACCCTCTCACGCCAAGCTGCACGGTATGATCCTACCAAAAACGCATAAATTTTGGGAGAAAAACTACCCGCCAAACGACTGGGGATGTAGATGTCAGGTGCAAGTACTCACGCAAAGCGAGATGCAAAACTACGGATTTAAGCCCTACGCCGGCACGCCTTTAAACGTAGCGAGCGAGGACTGGGCATATAATCCGGGTAAAAGCGCCCAGAGCCTAGATAGCGTGCTAGCAAAAAGGCTGCAAATTTAA
- a CDS encoding ABC transporter substrate-binding protein, whose translation MKKIISALLLLAATLGALEFTDQNGNKLRFDRSVKSVALFPVPLASFSLSVENNVSRLASVHPIAKKNIERGMLGKMIKGAASIPAGGIGEDFTPNIEELLKLSPDLVVQWGMRGEKIIEPLRKVGLNVALVNLSGTEEDPLFWFGMLGKIYEKEQRAEQILQNRAEVRAKIENFVKVLSKKPKVLFIFGRDKSYEAAGGGTYFDYEIKLSGGVNAANFGGFRILNKEEILAQNPDVILLSNFDELTPRDFFNDKILKNVKAVKQKAVYKMPLGGDMWEPPTGESHLGWAWFSVLFSGQAHINLKDEMKKSYKLLYGYDLNGDEMAQILRFDLNGESKFYELFR comes from the coding sequence TTGAAAAAAATCATATCTGCTTTATTACTACTAGCCGCGACGCTGGGTGCGCTTGAATTTACCGATCAAAACGGCAATAAGCTTCGCTTCGACCGCTCCGTTAAAAGCGTAGCTCTGTTTCCGGTGCCGCTGGCTTCGTTTTCTCTTAGCGTCGAAAACAACGTATCTCGTCTAGCCTCCGTCCATCCGATAGCTAAAAAAAACATCGAGCGCGGAATGCTCGGAAAAATGATAAAAGGCGCAGCTAGTATCCCAGCAGGCGGTATCGGAGAGGACTTTACCCCAAATATCGAGGAGCTACTAAAACTATCTCCGGATCTAGTGGTGCAGTGGGGCATGAGAGGCGAAAAGATCATCGAGCCGCTGCGAAAAGTAGGCCTAAACGTAGCTTTGGTAAATTTAAGCGGCACAGAGGAGGATCCGCTTTTTTGGTTTGGGATGCTGGGTAAAATTTACGAAAAAGAGCAAAGAGCGGAGCAAATTTTACAAAATAGAGCCGAGGTAAGAGCTAAGATAGAAAATTTCGTAAAAGTGCTTAGCAAAAAACCGAAGGTTCTTTTTATATTCGGCCGAGATAAAAGCTACGAGGCCGCAGGAGGTGGGACGTATTTCGACTACGAGATAAAGCTAAGCGGCGGAGTAAATGCGGCGAATTTCGGGGGATTTAGAATTTTAAATAAAGAAGAAATTCTCGCTCAAAATCCGGACGTTATCTTGCTTAGCAACTTCGACGAGCTAACTCCGCGGGACTTTTTTAACGACAAAATTTTAAAAAACGTAAAAGCCGTCAAACAAAAAGCCGTCTATAAAATGCCTCTGGGAGGCGATATGTGGGAGCCGCCTACGGGCGAATCGCACTTGGGCTGGGCGTGGTTTAGCGTGCTGTTTTCGGGGCAGGCGCATATAAATTTAAAAGACGAGATGAAAAAGAGCTACAAGTTGCTCTATGGCTACGATCTAAACGGCGATGAGATGGCTCAAATTTTACGCTTCGACCTAAACGGAGAGAGTAAATTTTACGAGCTTTTTAGATAA